Proteins encoded together in one Anoplolepis gracilipes unplaced genomic scaffold, ASM4749672v1 Contig19, whole genome shotgun sequence window:
- the LOC140675552 gene encoding uncharacterized protein yields MENVQQKERDLLERSHQVTTLGEYFGWLQHCEEFIEELEERSRVKRPRLSIGNRQFLVTRIARLEGAKTRLQRQFIPSGGDYSSENNSERLIWREIDTAFESRILTGAVINYNHIEPRQFLEDASDIVLEHVRDVMQKHNSVKVNTVFNGEFVAGDKHANKSINTRNCELLHTSDLREWYERRVVEPILASLEEFQERDSGWALSRILNLTVNINKYNPMRAGCYVQLSRKIIMKRAVVNVQSKDNACFAWAVVAALYPAERCTHRQSSYPHYTTVLNLQDIEFPVTLNQIKKFEIYNDISINVYSFENENIVPIHLTEQKRDKHINLLHVQDAQDIGHFA; encoded by the coding sequence atggaaaacgtgcagcagaaagaacgcgacttgttggagcgttcccaccaagtcaccacattgggtgaatattttggatggctgcagcattgcgaggagtttatcgaagagcttgaagaacgcagccgtgtcaagcgtccgcgactctcaatcggaaatagacaatttttggtgacaagaattgcgcgactcgagggtgcaaaaactcgattgcAGAGACAGTTTATACCCAGTGGTGGTGATTATAGTAGTGAAAATAACTCGGAGAGACTCATATGGCGAGAGATTGATACGGCGTTTGAGAGCCGCATCTTGActggtgcggttataaattataatcacatcgaacctcgtcaatttttggaagatgcgagtgacattgtgctcgagcacgtgcgagacgttatgcaaaaacataacagtgtgaaagtgaatacagtgtttaacggcgagtttgtggcgggcgataagcatgccaataaatcaatcaatacgagaaactgtgaactcttacatacatccgatttacgcgagtggtatgagcggcgagtcgtcgagccaatccttgcatcgctcgaagaatttcaggaacgcgatagcggatgggcattatcgcgtatactaaatttgactgtaaatataaataaatataatcctatgcgcgccggatgttacgtgcaattatcgcgaaagataataatgaaacgagcagtggttaacgtgcaatctaaagacaatgcatgttttgcgtgggcggtagtggctgctctgtatccagctgaaagatgcacacaccgacaatcatcgtacccgcattatacaacagtactaaatctccaagatattgagtttccagtcactcttaatcaaattaaaaaatttgaaatttataatgacatttcaatcaacgtgtacagttttgaaaacgaaaacattGTCCCTATTCACCTTACGGAGCAAAAAAGAGACAAGCACATCAACTTGCTGCATgtgcaagatgcgcaagatatcggacattttgcatga
- the LOC140675587 gene encoding uncharacterized protein → MAGSDNIREREKMAKEIAKTSESIRNKHRALKTGNIDDDIAVKTHFKPIIEPLQKIVDNSFAVKNKSESSAKIKIKRYKEDEKEEAKDEELQTPEVQETLREYFGPLGQKYIGALFSGDKNHEIDHVYGVYFDRKNELRLGNKQFNINKDDSIIIDDVRYIGTPGLYELIFKRIPDDELYTRGDDLEKYKSILLVTNAHRRDYDAQGHLKGNRGYKYKHIIAPLMSLESKNTKFGGEISMPRAMTLTNNMIDYVHWDDPNELVDRLRLLNASRQAGHNAHDNEIQSIIEELREAGIIIN, encoded by the exons ATGGCTGGGAGCGATAATATTCGCGAGCGTGAAAAGATGGCGAAGGAGATTGCGAAAACGAGCGAATCGATCCGCAATAAACATCGCGCTTTGAAGACCGGTAACATCGATGACGATATCGCGGTCAAGACCCATTTTAAACCTATTATCGAGCCGCTGCAAAAGATTGTCGACAACTCGTTCGCGGTGAAAAATAAGTCGGAGAGTagcgcaaagattaaaatcaagcGATACAAGGAGGATGAGAAGGAAGAGGCTAAAGATGAGGAg TTACAAACGCCGGAAGTTCAAGAAACGTTGCGGGAGTACTTTGGGCCACTTGGGCAAAAGTACATAGGCGCTTTGTTTAGTGGCGACAAAAATCACGAGATTGATCATGTGTATGGAGtctattttgacagaaagaatGAACTGCGACTCGGCAACAAACAATTCAACATCAACAAAGATGACTCTATTATCATAGACGACGTGCGGTACATTGGAACGCCAGGATTGTACGAGTTGATcttcaagagaattcccgaTGACGAACTTTACACGAGGGGggacgatttggaaaaatacaagagcatATTATTGGTGACGAACGCGCATAGACGCGATTATGATGCGCAGGGCCATTTGAAGGGTAACAGGGGGTACaagtacaaacatataattgcaccgttgatgtcgctcgaatcgaaaaatacaaaatttggaGGGGAGATATCTATGCCTCGCGCTATGACGCTAACCaacaatatgattgattacGTGCACTGGGACGATCCCAACGAACTAGTGGATCGGCTACGATTGCTCAACGCTTCGCGCCAAGCTGGTCACAACGCTCACGACAACGAGATCCAGTCGATCATCGAGGAACTTCGTGAAgcaggaattattataaattaa